In Stomoxys calcitrans chromosome 2, idStoCalc2.1, whole genome shotgun sequence, the following proteins share a genomic window:
- the LOC106081846 gene encoding uracil phosphoribosyltransferase homolog — MCASLDNLTKTKDNEEYADENINDANGNSTFEMDSVTNIIARAITSSEEVLRNFGANFKILECNPQVSELLTIIRDKNTSRSDFKFYADRLIRLVIEESLNQLPYTDCSVETPTGAIYDGLKYRSGNCGVSIIRSGEAMEQGLRDCCRSIRIGKILVESDSDTHAARVVYARFPDDIARRQILLMYPIMSTGNTVLQAVNVLKEHGVPESSIILSNLFCTPIAAKCVVSAFPRLKILTSELHPVAPNHFGQKYFGTD, encoded by the exons ATGTGTGCTTCGTTGGacaatttaacaaaaacaaaagacaacGAGGAGTATGCCGACGAAAACATCAACGACGCAAATGGAAACAGTACATTTGAAATGGACAGTGTGACTAACATAATAGCACGCGCCATAACCTCCAGCGAGGAAGTACTACGTAATTTTGgagcaaatttcaaaattttggaatgtAATCCGCAAGTATCTGAATTGCTAACAATTATTAGGGATAA GAATACATCGCGTAGCGAtttcaaattttatgcagatcgtcTGATACGTCTAGTCATCGAAGAATCTCTAAATCAATTACCCTACACAGATTGCAGTGTTGAGACACCTACTGGTGCCATCTATGACGGCCTAAAATATCGTTCGGGAAATTGTGGTGTCTCCATTATACGTTCTGGCGAGGCCATGGAACAGGGTTTGCGTGATTGTTGTCGTTCCATACGTATTGGCAAGATTTTGGTCGAATCAGATTCAGATACACATGCAGCGCGGGTTGTATATGCCCGCTTTCCCGATGATATAGCACGCAGACAGATATTGCTGATGTATCCAATAATGTCCACGGGTAATACGGTATTGCAG GCTGTTAATGTTCTTAAGGAGCATGGCGTTCCTGAAAGTAGTATTATTCTCTCAAATCTCTTCTGCACACCCATTGCTGCCAAATGTGTTGTTTCGGCTTTTCCCCGCTTAAAAATACTCACTTCAGAACTGCATCCAGTGGCACCAAATCACTTTGGTCAAAAATATTTCGGCACGGACTAA
- the LOC106081845 gene encoding putative mediator of RNA polymerase II transcription subunit 26, translating to MANISQLSDLRSYSRHWLGEFIEQYQTEECLWQPKHPDYSNNNVRNKAYDKLVEKLKEVEPNPDRNMVVRKINSLRSAFRREYRKMHSKQNYETRLWYYDKLSFIADQGLKRAITGLGGSSSGSDVKPPKRSLTLAFEDDDSLEFEDEQQLEASSAHSASQTDLQQEQQNLATTITAAVANGEVVPVSIVKSEDHKIHHHHQQQQQQQHVQQHEPPPLHHHHHQQHHQIHTQTQPQHTTAVKVLEITSLDSNSQREIQQAVNSLEQQHHMQQQLQHQQQQQANGAAAAAQLTQIHQQVPTIQIAREHLQPLFGSATAYTTTTSAGNGTRNEDEFDAIGINVASKLRVMNTHQRIIAEKLISDVLFNGQLDNLSVNSHLSQ from the coding sequence ATGGCCAATATAAGCCAATTGTCGGATTTGAGGAGCTATTCCCGCCACTGGTTGGGCGAATTTATTGAACAGTATCAGACGGAAGAGTGCTTGTGGCAGCCCAAGCATCCcgactacagcaacaacaatgtcCGCAACAAAGCCTATGACAAATTGGTGGAAAAACTGAAGGAGGTGGAACCGAATCCGGATCGCAATATGGTGGTGCGTAAGATAAACTCATTGCGTTCGGCCTTTCGTCGAGAGTATCGCAAAATGCACTCCAAACAGAACTATGAGACCCGCTTGTGGTATTACGACAAACTTTCGTTCATTGCAGACCAGGGCCTCAAACGTGCCATTACAGGTTTGGGTGGCAGCAGTAGTGGTTCGGATGTCAAGCCACCCAAACGTTCGCTTACATTGGCTTTCGAAGATGATGATTCCCTGGAATTTGAGGATGAACAACAACTCGAAGCAAGTAGTGCTCATTCGGCTTCGCAAACGGATTTGCAGCAGGaacaacaaaatttggcaacaaCCATAACAGCAGCTGTGGCCAACGGTGAAGTGGTGCCTGTGTCCATAGTCAAGAGTGAAGATCACAAAATACACCATCaccaccaacagcagcagcaacagcagcacgTCCAGCAGCATGAGCCGCCACCGTtgcaccaccatcaccaccaacaACACCATCAAATTCATACTCAAACCCAACCGCAACATACAACGGCTGTTAAAGTGCTCGAAATCACATCTCTCGATTCGAATTCACAACGTGAAATTCAACAGGCCGTCAATTCGCTGGAGCAACAACACCATATGCAACAACAActtcaacatcaacaacaacagcaggcaAATGGAGCTGCTGCTGCGGCACAACTAACACAGATCCATCAGCAAGTGCCCACCATACAAATTGCGCGCGAACACCTGCAACCGCTCTTTGGCTCTGCCACCGCCTATACCACAACAACGTCCGCCGGCAATGGTACACGAAACGAAGATGAGTTTGATGCCATTGGCATAAATGTGGCAAGCAAACTACGTGTCATGAATACCCACCAACGTATCATTGCCGAAAAGCTCATCAGTGATGTCCTCTTCAATGGGCAATTGGATAATTTGAGCGTTAACTCGCATCTGTCCCAGTAG